A region from the Methylocella sp. genome encodes:
- a CDS encoding LysR family transcriptional regulator, producing MDRFNAMAVLLKVVEAGSLSAAAKQLDVPLATVSRRIAELEAHLKTRMLNRSSRRLNLTEAGRLYVEACKRILEQVEEAERGAMGVHKDPKGRLTVTAPIVFGRVHMIPIISDFLAEYPDIDLKLVLADRLVDLLESDVDVALRIGELGDSSLIAARVGTARRVTCASPSYLAVHGRPRKPEDLRNHVCVTFDNLASPEAWRFSSPKGDGLVPIRSRLTVTTAEAAVAGAVAGLGLTRLLSYQIIEENRAGRLEIILEGYELPPWPISLVYAGQRLLPRKLRAFLDFAAPRLRERLHDETATFESEASGNQALKSEVDNEM from the coding sequence GTGGACAGATTCAATGCGATGGCGGTTTTGCTGAAGGTTGTGGAGGCTGGCAGTCTTTCGGCAGCCGCCAAGCAGCTGGATGTGCCTCTGGCCACAGTGAGTAGAAGAATAGCGGAACTTGAGGCGCATCTGAAAACGCGCATGCTGAACCGGTCGAGCCGTCGTCTCAACCTGACGGAAGCGGGACGGCTGTATGTCGAAGCGTGCAAACGCATCCTCGAACAGGTCGAGGAAGCGGAACGTGGCGCCATGGGCGTTCACAAAGACCCTAAGGGCCGCTTGACCGTGACGGCTCCGATCGTGTTCGGCCGCGTCCATATGATCCCCATCATTTCGGATTTCCTGGCCGAATATCCCGATATCGATCTCAAGCTGGTTCTCGCCGATCGGCTGGTGGATCTCCTGGAATCCGATGTCGATGTCGCGTTGCGGATCGGTGAACTGGGCGACAGCAGTTTGATCGCCGCAAGGGTCGGGACCGCGCGTCGCGTGACCTGCGCCAGTCCGTCTTATCTTGCGGTCCATGGCCGGCCGCGGAAGCCGGAAGACTTGCGGAACCACGTCTGCGTCACTTTCGATAATCTTGCATCGCCTGAGGCATGGCGTTTTTCATCCCCAAAAGGCGATGGTCTCGTGCCGATCCGATCGAGATTGACTGTGACGACAGCGGAGGCGGCGGTGGCGGGGGCCGTCGCCGGCCTCGGGCTTACGCGGCTACTGTCTTATCAGATCATAGAGGAAAACCGCGCGGGGCGACTCGAAATCATACTTGAAGGCTATGAACTGCCGCCTTGGCCGATCAGCCTTGTCTATGCCGGGCAACGGCTGCTGCCCAGAAAATTGCGGGCGTTTCTGGATTTCGCAGCGCCGAGACTTAGAGAAAGATTGCACGACGAAACGGCCACATTTGAATCCGAAGCATCAGGGAATCAGGCCCTCAAGAGCGAGGTGGATAATGAAATGTGA